In Leishmania panamensis strain MHOM/PA/94/PSC-1 chromosome 6 sequence, the following proteins share a genomic window:
- a CDS encoding hypothetical protein (TriTrypDB/GeneDB-style sysID: LpmP.06.0500): protein MQPTNLPRVSRAVARLCAILGDELFPIVIWLAMFGAVRLAPALVLRLSMSFPQVMDVPRLLLWRRRRDVSGGATSSAVVSASISAAADAAAAHLAELIKSTPPGSSSNGIRLSGGGSSGAYDATLRASWQRFYHQSLEVLVSIVTYSRRLWTYLLFQRSQCTPLRDAAAAVQRGEGGRPAVVELLVRLVTSFTSTWVHASGNMLFDTIVTYLSTRIGSWGSGSVGGGNAIGGSGRRYSSLSSGWRDLLVASCVSTGLNFVLQTYWVEALTGIGELRALPLATTAGDALSPSFSERIQFMLSALSRLGSKESLYRLCCMALRLQPQSDQRSSAAEEGRAYSSPPSPSGRAALQPLTRAAPPPPSSLDSGTLRTPSQPARVYLCGGNAFVFALSGFRFAYYGDPQQFTTAASNCITDALDLVLRQARQRAAAQNGRVSEALLEGQVWRPPASSLSSSHDVVLAPAASLQLLPLYMANFAVGASVGLVWRERRHLAIVRRVPLLGKVVELLFPLPPPPLRLPEALQELSPERNVLLLHSDGRAEVSGDALQLAPALKADEPTATTMPDVSSAGGPPAPRVTRIVAAQDLFCPIKRTLMCDPVQTADGFTYDRDGIEEWLRGHNTAPLTNLYLGSAALRVNYRARQKISGLILQYTTAMGVVIN from the coding sequence ATGCAGCCAACGAACTTGCCGCGTGTCTCAAGAGCCGTGGCGCGCCTGTGCGCCATCCTCGGCGATGAGCTGTTCCCGATCGTGATTTGGCTAGCCATGTTTGGTGCCGTGCGTCTCGCACCCGCCCTGGTGCTGCGCTTATCAATGTCGTTCCCACAGGTGATGGACgtgccacggctgctgctttggCGACGAAGGCGCGATGTCTCCGGCGGTGCCACGAGCAGCGCTGTTGTGAGCGCCAgcatcagcgccgctgccgacgccgccgccgcgcacctTGCGGAGCTGATCAAGAGCACCCCTCCTGGTTCTAGCAGCAACGGCATTCGCCtcagtggtggcggcagcagtggtgcttACGACGCAACGCTCCGTGCATCATGGCAGCGTTTCTATCATCAATCTCTCGAGGTGCTCGTTTCCATTGTCACGTACTCGAGACGTCTGTGGACGTATCTACTCTTCCAGCGCAGCCAGTGCACGCCGCTCAGGgatgcggctgccgcagtccAACGTGGTGAGGGCGGCCGacctgcggtggtggagctcCTCGTGCGCCTTGTGACAAGCTTCACCTCTACGTGGGTTCACGCAAGCGGCAACATGCTCTTCGACACCATCGTCACCTATCTCAGCACTCGCATCGGAAGCTGGggtagcggcagcgtcggcggtggcaacgccattggtggcagtggcagacGATAcagcagcctcagcagcggctggcgaGACCTGCTCGTCGCGTCGTGCGTGTCAACTGGACTCAACTTTGTACTACAGACGTACTGGGTGGAGGCATTGACGGGCATAGGCGAGCTGcgggcgctgccgctggcgactACTGCTGGGGAtgcgctgtcgccgtctTTCAGCGAGCGGATCCAGTTTATGCTCTCGGCCCTCTCTCGGCTAGGCAGCAAAGAATCCCTGTACCGGCTGTGCTgcatggcgctgcggctgcagccgcagtcaGACCAGCGATCGAGCGCTGCCGAAGAGGGGCGGGCGTactcatcgccgccgtcgccgtcaggcagagcagcgctgcagccactcactcgtgccgcgccgccgccgccgtcgtcccTGGATTCCGGCACCTTGCGAACGCCGTCCCAGCCGGCACGCGTGTACCTGTGCGGCGGCAATGCCTTCGTGTTCGCCCTCAGCGGCTTCCGCTTTGCCTACTACGGCGACCCGCAGCAGTTCACGACGGCTGCGTCAAACTGCATTACGGACGCCCTGGACctcgtgctgcggcaggcgcgTCAACGGGCCGCAGCGCAAAACGGCCGTGTgtcggaggcgctgctggaggggCAGGTGTGGCGGCCAccagcgtcgtcgctgtcgtccaGCCACGACGTTGTTCTTGCTCCCGCTGCCtccctgcagctccttcctCTGTATATGGCGAACTTTGCTGTTGGTGCCAGCGTCGGTCTTGTGtggcgagagcgccgccacctcgccatTGTCCGCCGTGTGCCACTTCTTGGAAAAGTTGTTGAGCTTCTGTttccactgccaccgccgccactacGGCTGCCTGAGGCGTTGCAGGAGCTAAGCCCGGAGCGCaatgtgctgctgttgcactCAGATGGTCGCGCTGAGGTGTCCGGGgacgcactgcagctggcgcctGCTTTGAAGGCGGATGagccgacagcgacgacgatgccGGATGTGTCGTCTGCGGGTGGCCCTCCCGCGCCGCGAGTGACACGCATCGTAGCTGCGCAGGACCTGTTCTGCCCCATCAAGCGCACGCTAATGTGTGACCCTGTGCAGACCGCTGACGGCTTCACGTACGACCGTGACGGTATCGAGGAGTGGCTGCGGGGGCACAACACGGCGCCGCTCACAAATTTGTACTtaggcagcgctgcgctgcgcgtgaATTACCGAGCGCGGCAGAAAATCAGTGGTCTTATCCTGCAGTACACCACTGCAATGGGGGTGGTGATCAACTGA
- a CDS encoding hypothetical protein (TriTrypDB/GeneDB-style sysID: LpmP.06.0510) codes for MASPPLSKLRNVTSATGEIHAPLPLHLLPPSPTSATAVLYERVRLTPSALQSIIGYLPCNATTTIGSTSNNTRNGGSSLGVGGAAAGRSVRSPLIMADALFAKAMQAPSRSAATAASTGVPLTPPVPVAVTRPLAFMAVSPQSRRELEMYLTGGCALPPLGSLVLQVRPHRPSPATAARLSRVGVLHASRRRAASPVQVEAAHQRDETVLAAPLALLFVSSTNVMITSLPFQPSLSPSIPPIKQPQAPAMTTLARYSVSRALPPPPPPMLLFRPSTPPPPARAVGYDDNVGRTPSSFSATPPLQQQYQQLSSRSTVHQSRRIPVAAVTPPTSFSPLSPVPVVQRHTSPVSAPHCLLNTTSPTSTTQEIFDMAAAGTESQAVFALGTRGVTAARIGFSTSAPLPVRLAHATPSATPLPAPAPPPTSAALQTLCHALWWVRRDRLPVSLSLVRYKQADTQALWAMLSEAPPPLPQERAGLVMADEGTGQPSSPMHERYGQATRPLGESQGSCDPTLASEGDVVCGGSHSADARGFRAPVDDLNRSFVSHLSEAAAMAANAERATCITQVTTTTIASSGCVRHAGCSVDFDPELTQPICSPRASRGEGAAANDNDDTLDYHLGRPTDTVLPLLGAPAAITLRFPVTHLHVHGKAADAAMATLLPAHPEVRSLRLTHGNLSDAQLRHLACVCPGVTHLSLAMNSQIQTTTFLCPPLSDTSSVSTTVTTATTTETSRTAATVAATAMGSPNPDFVQQFSRLNQRGVDHTAVTTTSTSMAVPALSSLSSRSTCAACDSGGDASHARLRSLWGAAAASDAGNALGTRREGSYATDASPVPSPSHPSHTPCSVRHSSQLDLFASDEEGELEMRISLWQAAQTEAEERRQPVFILRPQDVVLGRYGGTAVEDGGGSGASMSGGGRDAAAGATATTSSRTLQGSAIEPWTPSRRWSSLRTEATAMSSVSAHARPAHVLRKATSGAPLLRASSAAVPGAVLSAHRLPSATHASASAPIRTHADPRRDLPPRSSNILYPDLTVSPLRSYAPTLTSAAVAASSSSLSLPTPHVATAAADEAGSSVASAKGVDVRALAVPSPPAPAAPVHPDLSSSDWAMEPALPPDSPRHRSRERRHHRKGHSSSSSRSRPTYWADTLVDLDLSYTQVFDEDVARDLPQLRCLHRLSLEGCGRLSQVSWLPLLLHLRELNLSLSSVQGHALHPLGRCPRLVWLMLEGCSSFTTVHQLWSREADATAVDEATAAGSVEAAPLLTALRVLIASSTGLTDAGLRSLSKMVGLECLVLDRCPGVTDVSVAATLPSLCTLDVSRTRVSAEGVAGLRLSRTLNQLRMQECPALSRLPVLLVARDKSEASTAGGGAGDELSRLHHPKATTTGIAHRLLHKCPPLAVLDLSYTRQLTADGLTGLVADEETLTAQATAAVAEHLAWREVVPDDPDGMDLAVAADEPLPPALVFPHVRHVLLRSCDAVTHIRPLRGFTNVVELDLYHTNVTEAALTAALASWTALEVLNIASTRVRSLAAWCPYEPSETVGTAAAVARRGGDGERAEDDGDLQAVPPPLPWHGRLPAFAATLRTLALSNTDITAAGLAALAFFPQLEVLQLASCRRLSSLRFLALAADGAARRSTLTELTVTGATHLTNAEAFPYIMFCPALRFLSLVGCVQLGSGGNPPGARDSQHRHLLSCTDDDVGVLGCLRGLAELNLSNTGVDLLDLKCMLRASTSPSSLTATAAQQHQHLSQHVSLSLQRLWLRGCHHLDENALISTATAALEYGEPPCDGSRSSGGGPMTFRLLPLLREVYLSHGKYGAAVLSSLLS; via the coding sequence AtggcgtcaccgccgctgtcaaAGCTGCGGAACGTAACGTCTGCTACTGGTGAAATAcatgcaccgctgcctcttcaTCTTCTTCCGCCATCACCCACTTCGGCGACTGCTGTGCTGTATGAACGTGTTCGACTTACCCCCAGTGCGTTGCAGTCCATTATCGGCTACCTGCCATGCAACGCCACCACTACTATCGGCAGCACATCCAACAACACCCGAAATGGCGGTTCCTCActcggtgttggtggtgccgCAGCCGGCAGGTCAGTACGCTCACCGCTCATAATGGCCGATGCGCTCTTTGCAAAGGCGATGCAGGCGCCATCCAGATCCGCAgcgaccgccgcctccactggAGTACCGCTgacgccgccggtgccggtggcCGTGACGCGACCACTCGCATTCATGGCGGTGTCTCCGCAGTCACGGCGCGAACTCGAGATGTACCTCACCGGTGGCTgcgcactgccaccgctcgGTTCACTGGTTCTGCAAGTTCGGCCACATCGACCGTCAccggccaccgcagcgcgtcTGTCGCGAGTGGGTGTGCTGCATGCGTCACGCCGTCGCGCGGCCTCCCCTGTGCAGGTCGAGGCTGCTCATCAGCGCGATGAGACGGTGCTAGCGGCGCCACTTGCACTACTCTTTGTATCGTCTACGAACGTGATGATCACGTCGCTGCCCTTCCAGCCATCGCTCTCGCCTTCGATACCGCCAATCAAGCAACCGCAGGCACCAGCGATGACGACTCTGGCGAGGTACTCTGTTTcacgcgcgctgccgccgccgccgccgccaatgCTGTTGTTTAGGCCATCaactccgccaccaccagcgagAGCAGTGGGCTACGACGACAACGTTGGCCGTACGCCGAGCAGCTTTTCTGCAAcgcctccactgcagcagcagtaccaaCAGCTGTCCTCCCGGTCTACGGTCCATCAGAGTCGCCGAATTCCAGTGGCTGCTGTAACGCCACCCACTAGCTTCTCTCCGCTTTCCCCGGTGCCAGTGGTGCAAAGACACACTAGCCCAGTCTCGGCCCCGCACTGCTTGCTGAACACTACATCGCCGACTTCGACGACGCAGGAGATCTTCGatatggcggcggcggggacCGAGAGCCAAGCTGTCTTCGCGTTAGGTACCAGAGGGGTCACCGCAGCGCGCATCGGTTTTTCCACCAGCGCGCCACTGCCTGTGCGGCTTGCGCATGCTACACCGTCTGCTACCCCTCTACCGGCGCCGGCTCCGCCGCCCACGTCCGCCGCCCTGCAGACCCTCTGCCATGCGCTGTGGTGGGTGCGCCGCGATCGATTGCCGGTGTCGCTAAGCCTCGTGCGGTACAAGCAGGCGGACACGCAGGCGTTGTGGGCGATGCTGTCGGAGGCACCTCCGCCACTCCCACAGGAGAGGGCGGGGCTGGTGATGGCGGATGAGGGCACGGGGCAACCATCATCACCAATGCACGAGCGATACGGCCAGGCGACACGCCCACTTGGTGAGTCTCAGGGAAGCTGTGACCCTACTCTGGCGAGCGAGGGCGATGTCGTatgcggcggcagccacagcgccgACGCGCGCGGTTTTAGGGCCCCTGTCGATGACCTGAATCGTAGTTTCGTGTCTCATCTGAGtgaagcggcagcgatggctgccaatgccgaaaGGGCGACGTGCATAACACAagtcaccaccacaacaaTCGCCTCCAGTGGCTGCGTGCGCCATGCAGGCTGTTCTGTAGACTTCGACCCTGAACTGACACAACCGATATGCTCTCCAAGGGCAtcaagaggagagggagcggctgccaacgacaacgacgacacCCTTGATTATCATCTGGGCAGACCTACCGACacggtgctgccgttgcttgGTGCACCGGCGGCCATCACGCTTCGCTTCCCTGTAACGCATCTACACGTGCACGGCAAGGCCGCTGATGCCGCGATGGCGACCCTGCTGCCAGCTCACCCGGAGGTGCGCTCGCTACGCCTCACGCACGGCAATTTGTctgacgcgcagctgcgccacctcgcctGCGTCTGCCCCGGCGTGACGCATCTTTCGCTGGCCATGAACAGCCAAATCCAGACGACCACCTTCTTGTGTCCGCCACTGTCGGACACGTCATCCGTATCGACCACTGTCACCACGGCCACCACGACGGAGACCTCACGGACGGCGGCCACCGTGGCGGCGACTGCTATGGGCTCCCCTAACCCGGACTTCGTGCAGCAATTCAGTCGATTGAATCAGCGAGGGGTAGACCACActgccgtcaccaccaccagcaccagcatgGCAGTACCGGCCCTGTCATCGCTTTCCTCTCGGTCCACGTGTGCGGCGTGTGACTCTGGCGGCGACGcctcgcacgcacgcctgcgcagcttgtggggggcagcggcggcgagcgaCGCGGGGAACGCGCTTGGCACACGCCGCGAGGGTAGTTATGCGACGGACGCCTCTCCGGTCCCGTCACCGTCGCATCCGTCCCACACCCCGTGCTCGGTGCGCCACAGCAGTCAGCTTGACCTATTCGCCTCcgacgaggaaggggagcTGGAGATGCGGATTTCGCTTTGGCAAGCTGCCcagacggaggcggaggagcggcggcagcctgTCTTCATTCTGCGTCCGCAGGACGTCGTACTGGGCAGATATGGTGGAACAGCAGTCGAAGACGGTGGCGGTTCTGGTGCCTCGatgagtggcggtggcagggacgctgctgctggcgctacTGCCACGACATCCTCGCGCACGCTGCAGGGCAGCGCCATCGAGCCGTGGAcgccgtcgcggcggtggtctTCACTGCGCACTGAGGCCACCGCCATGAGCAGCGTATCAGCACACGCTAGGCCTGCCCACGTTCTTCGAAAGGCTACATCAGGGGCTCCACTACTGAGGGCTTCCtccgcagcagtgcctggTGCGGTACTCAGCGCACATCGTCTGCCTTCAGCGACACATGCATCAGCGTCAGCTCCAATTCGGACTCACGCAGATCCTCGACGCGacctgccgccgcggtcgAGCAACATATTATACCCAGACCTGACGGTATCGCCACTGCGGTCCTACGCGCCGACGTTGACttccgccgctgtggcggcctcgtcgtcatccCTATCGCTGCCCACGCCTCACgtcgctactgctgctgctgacgaggCGGGGAGCAGCGTGGCTTCAGCAAAGGGGGTCGATGTACGTGCCCTTGCCGTGCCAAGCCCAcccgcacctgcagcgccggtgCATCCTGATCTATCATCCAGTGACTGGGCAATGGAGCCTGCTTTGCCTCCTGATTCCCCACGCCATCGCTCTCGCGAGCGTCGCCACCATCGAAAGGGTCACAGCAGCTCTTCGTCGCGGTCGCGCCCTACGTACTGGGCTGACACCCTGGTCGACCTGGACCTCTCCTATACGCAGGTGTTTGACGAGGATGTTGCCCGTGatctgccgcagctgcggtgcctACATCGCCTTTCTCTCGAGGGATGCGGGCGTCTCTCGCAGGTCTcatggctgccgctgcttcttcatCTGCGCGAGCTGAACTTGTCTCTGTCCTCCGTGCAAGGACATGCGCTGCACCCGCTGGGGCGCTGCCCACGGCTGGTGTGGCTGATGCTTGAGGGGTGCTCCTCATTCACCACCGTTCATCAGCTGTGGAGCAGGGAGGCAGACGCCACCGCAGTCGATGAGGCGACTGCAGCAGGGAGTGTCGAGGCCGCTCCTCTGCTGACTGCGCTCCGCGTTCtcatcgcctccagcacAGGTCTGACCGATGCCGGGCTTCGTTCCCTCAGCAAGATGGTGGGGCTCGAGTGCTTGGTACTGGACCGGTGCCCTGGGGTAACGGACGTTAGCGTCGCTGCAACGCTGCCGTCTCTGTGCACCCTAGATGTCAGTCGCACCCGTGTGTCggcggagggggtggcgggcttgcgcctctctcgcacacTAAATCAGCTGCGGATGCAGGAATGCCCGGCGTTGTCTCGCCTACCAGTACTCTTGGTTGCGCGCGACAAGAGTGAGGCCTCCacagctggtggtggtgccggcgATGAGCTCTCGAGGCTGCATCATCCGAAGGCAACAACGACCGGCATCGCGCATCGTCTGCTCCACAAGTGCCCACCCTTGGCTGTGCTGGACCTTTCCTACACAAGGCAGCTCACCGCCGACGGGCTGACAGGGCTTGTGGCTGACGAAGAGACTTTGACAGCGCAAGCtactgctgccgtggcagaGCACCTCGCATGGCGCGAGGTGGTCCCCGACGACCCCGACGGCATGGACCTTGCCGTGGCTGCAGACGAGCCGTTGCCACCCGCATTGGTCTTTCCGCATGTACGCCACGTGTTGCTGCGCTCGTGCGACGCCGTGACGCACATTCGTCCACTGCGCGGCTTCACGAACGTTGTAGAGCTTGATCTCTACCACACCAACGTCACGGAGGCTGCTCTGACGGCTGCACTGGCGTCGTGGACGGCTCTGGAGGTGCTCAACATCGCGAGTACGCGAGTGCGTTCGTTGGCCGCGTGGTGCCCGTACGAGCCAAGCGAGACTGTGgggactgctgcagcggtcgCCAGGCGGGGCGGGGATGGTGAGAGAGCGGAAGACGACGGCGACCTGCAGgcggtgccgccaccactgccgtgGCACGGCCGACTCCCCGCCTTTGCAGCCACACTGCGCACACTCGCGCTTTCAAACACCGACATTACAGCGGCGGGCCTCGCGGCGTTGGCGTTCTTTCCTCAGCTGGAGGTACTGCAGCTGGCAAGCTGTCGACGACTGTCGTCCTTGCGATTCCTGGCGCTGGCTGCCGacggtgcagcgcggcgctcgACCCTGACTGAGCTTACCGTCACTGGGGCGACGCACCTCACGAACGCCGAAGCGTTCCCATATATCATGTTCTGCCCTGccctccgctttctctcgctgGTGGGGTGCGTGCAGCTAGGCAGTGGCGGTAATCCACCAGGAGCGAGAGACTCGCAGCACAGACACTTGTTGTCTTGTACTGATGATGACGTCGGCGTCCTTGGCTGTCTGCGAGGGTTGGCAGAG